The stretch of DNA TCAGAATACCAAGGATTGATGCTATGAGGTCGCTGTTTCTGTGAAGCATTACCAAAACATTGCTTTTTGGTTTTACTCCTTTTTTAATCAAAGCATTTGCTATACGATTTGCTTTTTTGTTAAGTTCATCAGCGGTTAATGTTGCATCTTCAGCAACAAGAGCAATGTTGTCCGGATTTGCTTCAACTTGCATTTCAAAGCGTTTGTGGATGAATGGATTTTCCACAGGAGTGAAAGTAGGTATTTCATAATTTTTATTCAGTTCAATTTCACTGATTCTTAATTTTTCAATATCCTCATTGATGAATTGATTTACCGTATTTAAAACACCGGTTAAGAATCTTTTAACATATTTTTCAGTGTATAACTGATTATTATATAATAAATGCAATTCAATATTGTCTTCACTTTCATTGACATCAAATGTTATTTTGTAATTGGTTTCGATAGTTTCCAGACGAGTATACTGATAATCCTTACCGCTTATGGTGATTATTTCTTCATCAAAATTATTGTAAGTGTACATGAACTCCGGTTTTAATTGGAATTCATTTGAAATCTTTGTATATGGGAAATCAGAATGCCTAATGGTTTCTTTCCAGATTTCATCAGTTTGATTTAACAATTCTTTAACGGGAATGTTCCTGTCTTCATTGATGGAAAGTATTGGCAGAGTTTTAACTAAAAATGCCTGTGTATTATAGTAATCAGAACTTGGTCTGCCGTTATAAATGGTTGTTATTAATGTTTTGTCTGAAAATGTGTATTTATTTAAGTTCAATATTGTACTGGCCATAAATAAGACATTAGGACTTATCCTTTCAGCGGCACAGAATTCCCTAATCAATTGAGGGTTGATGTTTTTGGATACGAAATCTAGTTTTCCATTATCCGGATTTCCATTTAAGTTAGGAGTAAGAATAGTTGAATCAACTTCCTGAGTTAACAAATCATGGAAATATTTTTCAGAAGCAATGTATTCTTCACTGTTTTCATTTTCTGCTTCAATCAATGCATTGGCATATCCGTCAATAGCCTCTTTTTTGATTTCTTTACCTTCATAGGCATGGCCAAAGTTTCTAAATAACTTAATAATGGATTCCCCATCGGTTATCAGGTGATGTATGTCTATGAATAATATGACTTCATCATCAGTTTCATATATCTTAGCCCTAAATAGCTGCCCACCCAACAGCTCGAATTTTTTTGTGTTGAGATTTTGAATTTCCTCATCGCTGATGTTTGGCACTTTAACGATTGGAATGTCTTCGATGGCAATTGAATCATCACGTTTATGCATTAGCTTATCACCATGCATGACAATTCTGGTTTTAAGATAAGGATATGCATCAATTACTTTAATGACTGCTTCTTTTAATTTTTCAGCATCAATTGACTTGTCAAATCTAATGATGTTCGGAAGATTATATTGTGGGACGTCAGGGTTCTGAATGCATTCGTAGTAAACCCCCAACTGGTTTTCAGTCAATGGAATATACATTGAATTTTTAGAATCTTCTATAATCTTATTTAAATCACCTGTGTCTTTAGCATTTTCAATTAAATCGACAATCTTTCTAATTGTTGGGTTGTCAAGTAATTTAAAAATGTTTATATTGAATCCCATTTCCTCATAGATTCTTGATGCATATTTCATCAATGTCAATGAAGTAAATCCGATGGCATATAAGTCATCGGTTACACCGAATTCAGTAGTTCCTGAAATTTCTGATGCAATATCGAATAATTTTTCTTCCAGCTCTGTTTGCGGAGGCACTAATTCCAGGTTAAGTATTGGTTTAGGAAGTGATTTTATGTCTGTCTTTCCGTTTGGTGTTTTTGGCATTTCATCCAACTGCATAAACACTGTTGGAACCATGTATTTTGTCAATCTTTCTTTTAGGAATTCTTTAAGTTCATTGATATCAATTTCATGTTCAGCGGTGAAATATGCACACAAATGATCTGCATCATTAATTTTTTTAATTGAAACAATATTTTCTTTTATATGAGGATATTGGGAGATGTTTGATTCTATTTCTTCGATTTCTATTCTTAATCCTCGTAGTTTAATCTGATTATCTTTTCTTCCTTTAAAAATAAATTCCCCATCAGGTGTTTTAATCGCATAATCTCCACTTCTACAGTACGGAATTCCATTGATTTCAATAAATGTCTCATTAGTCTGGTCTAAATTATAATATCCTTTACCAATGGAAGGTCCTCCAAAGCATAATTCACCCATTACTCCATCAGGCAACAGTTTTCCGTCAATATCCCTAACATCAGCTATGGAATTTTCTAATGGTTTGCCTATGGTGATGTTGACGTCATCATTTATATTTAAAGGAACTGGAGATAAGAAATTGCCCTCACTTTGCCCGTAAGCGTTAAATATGGTGGCATCCGTGTATTTTTCAAGGGAGTAAAATTTTTTTGCAGGAAAAACTTCTCCACCCATAATGAATGCTTTAAAACAATTAATTGAATCACAGAATTCATCGATTTCCAAGTAAGATAAAAATCTTGAAGGAGTCATTGTCACGGCTTCAGGTTGAGTATTATTGATTAATTCAATCAAATCAGGAATGTTTTTAACTTCTTTATCATTGGCAAATATCAATCTAATTCCATTAGTTATTCCAGTTAAAATATCCCTTAAGGACATGATAAATGAAATTGTTGAAATAGTCAAAATGCTGTCAAAATCTTTCATAGGGTTTCCTGTTATCTGGTTACACATTCCTTTGTGACTAATCATTACTCCTTTAGGATTTCCTGTAGACCCTGAAGTATAGATTATATAAGCCAAATCATCGGGTTCAATATCGACATTAGGACTTTCAGTATTTCCGTTGCAAATTAACTCCTCAATACTCAAGGAATTTTTCCCGGATTTTTCAGTGATAATATAATTCGCATGACTGTTTTCATAAATATAATTAATTCTTTCTTGAGGATACTCAGGATCAATCGGAACAAAAGCACATCCTGCTTTCAGAGTACCTATAATGGACGCTATCAAATCACTGCTTCGGTGAAGCATTATCAAAATATTGCTTTTTGGTTTTATTCCCTTTTTGATAAGCGCATTGGCAATCCTATTGGATTTTTCGTTGAGTTCACGGTAAGTTAATTTTTCACCATTTGAAATAAGTGCAATGTTATCCGGAGTTTTTTGGACTTGTTTTTCAAAACGCTTGTGGATGAATGGGATTTCTATTTCTTTAAATTGAATATTTTCATTTTCTTTAACAAGAGAAATATCAGATAATGTTGATTTGGTAATGTCGATTGATAAAAATTGATTTATGATTGTTATAATACTTTTTAAGAAAAGATTGACATATTTGTCAGAATATAATTGGTCATTATAATAAGCGGATAATATGAATTCTTCACCATTTTTTTGGATATTGAGATAAAAATTATATTTATATTTGAAAGAATTGAAATTCAATTCTTTATTGAAAGCGTAATAGAATTCTGGATGGAGTTCATATCCATCAATTATTTTGTCAATTGAAAATTTAGAATATTTTAGATTTTCCAGGTAATCGTTTTGGATGTGCATTAAATAATCTTTAATGGATATTTCCCTATTTTCAAAATCAGTTGTGAAAATTATATTATTTTCATGAAAAATTAAATTTTTATTGGAAAAATTAAATTTATTCAATGCTAATGAAGTACCAGCTAAAAAAAGTATATTTTCAGAAATTGAATTCTGTTTGCAAAATTCTGCAATTTTGTCTTTTTTTATTTTTAATTCATTTTTATTTAATTCCGGTTTTTTAACCCCATTTAAATCAGGGCTAAGCATTGTTGATTCGTCAAAATCTTTGACAAGTCTTAAAAAATATTTGTTATAATTTATATTTTTATCAATCATATTTATCCCATCTCACCGTTTAACTATTAATAAATATATTTTTTGATTAAAATAAAGTTTGACTATTTTAACCAAATTTTATTAAAAAAAGATTCGAATAAGTTAAATCAAAATAGCAATATAAAAAAATAAGGGAATAAATAGATTTAAAAAAAGAAAATAATGTAAAAAATAATTAACTAAATCTGTCTTAAATTATCTCTTCATTAAATTCTTCAACAGTTTCAGGGTCAGTATGGTCAATGAAAGGACTCTCACCCCTATCTATTTCTTTTATCTTTTCAATATCTGTTTTTGATAATTTAAAATCAAAAATATCAATATTTTCTTTCATTCTGTCTTCACGAACAGATCTGCATGCAATGGAAATATCCCTGTCAATAAGCCATCTTAAAATTACTTGTCCAGTACTTTTTGAATATTTGTCAGCTATTTCCTTGAGTATTGGATTTTCAAAAAGATTATCCATACCCTCTGAAAACGGTCCCCATGCCTGATGTGAAACTCCTAATTTTTTCATAACCTCATTAGCTTCATATTGTTGGAAATACGGAGTTGTTTCAACCTGGTTTACTTGTGGTAAAACATCATTATTCATCACCAAGTCAATCAATCTGTCCGGATAAAAATTGGATAAACCGATAGATATTACCTTTCCTTCTTTTTGTAAGTCTTGCAATGCCCGGTATGACCCATAATAATCTCCATAAGGTTGGTGAATTAAAAGTAAATCAAGATAATCAGTTTGCAGGTCTTCCAATGTTTTATTAAATGCTTTAATTGTCTTGTCGTAGCCCGCATTACTTACCCAATTTTTACTTGTTAGAAATATCTCTTCTCGAGGAACATCCGATTCCTTAATGGCTTTTCCAACTTCTTTTTCATTATAATATATTTGTGCGTTATCAATTGCCCTATATCCAATATCTAATGCTTTTAATACAGCTTCTTTAGTTTTATCAATGTCTATTTCATAAACACCAAAGTTTAAAGCAGGTATTTTCTCCCCATTATTCAATTTAAAATATTCCAAAAATAATTCCTCCTTAATGCCCTGTGTTAAAAAAGGTAAAATCATAAGTTTTTATATTATTTGAAGCTATGGATTCTACAGATTCACAAGCGATTTCATTAAATATATCACCAAAACTACCTTTGATATTTAATAGTATATACATAAATCAGTAATAAACTTTTACAAAATGTATATATTTTAAAATAAAAATATAACTTTATATATTTCGAAAAGATAACACACAATAAATGTGCAATTCACCTCCCGAATATTTTGTTTTTAGAAAACACTTTTTAATTACTGTTATAATTTAAAATAAGCCACATATTGGTTTGTTGGCAGAATTCAAATTTATTGAAAAGTTATTATACAAAAGCAAACAGGACTATATAAAAGCTAAGTTTATAATTAGGAATGAAAACATTATAATGAAGTCAAAAAGTCGTAGCAAAAATATTTGGAACAACTTCGGCAATATTTCAATGCATTCTCGAATATAATTTATTAAGATGAGCAATAGGAAGCAGAAGTAAACATTTCTTCTAAAGGCCTTTTTAAACTTCACTTATTTCTTTTAAATTAAATCATATGAAATATCATCCTTATTTCGTGGATAATTATTATTGGATAAAGGTTTACCTATCTTTTTAAGTCTATTATCCAATAATTCACGTCCCTTTTCGCTGGCACAGAATATCGGAACTTTCAATCCATAATAATAAGGTTTGTATTTATCGGTATAATCTGAAATGGATTTTGATGAGCAAGCGGTTACAATATCTGCATTATCAAATAGCATTTTAGCATCATCAGGACTTGTTCCGGTTGTATGTGCAACGAGAATATACACATTTACATCATCATCTATAGGATAATTTCTAATTTCTTCAACCATTGGTGAAGAAAGTATTGTTATTGCAATATTTTTGTATCCTTCATCTAAAGCCAATCTTAATCCTTTTAATTGATTTAACTCAGCAGTATCTGGGTTTAAAATTATACAATCCTTTTGTTGTAACTTTTCAATTACTTCAGGAATTGGAGTAGTGCTTATAATACCAGATACTCTTGCGCCAACACCCTGTACAACACGAGGATTGACCATGACTAACGTTCCAGCTCCTTCACAAGCTCCTACAACACAATCAATGTTTCCCAATTCCATGTTGGTTTTTAAAATTTCAGATATCCCTACTGTAATGGAATCATCCATTTCTATTATTCTTTGTGGTGTGCACATTCCAAAGTCTTTGATTCTGAAATTGATGTTTTTGCGTATGAATTCCTCGTTTAATTCCTTTACTCCATGCATTGCATGAAACATTGGACAGTATTTAACGCCTGAAGAGGGTCCAATTTCAGTTATTTCACCATTTTCGATTACTACACGCACTTTTCCGAGTGCTTCTATTACATGTCTGTCTTCAACCATATAAATCACCTATTCATTACTGTTCATATTCTCTCCTGTTTTTCATTCCAATTTTCATCTTTAGCTGGCAAGATTGTAAAAATTAAAGTTGTAACCAACAAAAATATTCCACATAAAACTGATAAAATCAACTGACTGAAAGTCCAGTTAGGTACAACATCTATAATTCCTCCAATCCAAATAATTAAAATAAACATTGGAAGAATATATTTTACAATAATCAACCACCATTTGCCGAGTTTAAATGTTTTGCTTCTGGAATTTAAAAAGTCAATTAATTTTTCAGCTTTAAACATCCAAGCGAAAATAATACATTCAAAAAATATGGCCAATAGTAATGCTATAAGATTTATGAATGTATCTACATATTCAAGTAAAGTTTGACCGAATGACGTTGCAAAAGGCATAGCCAAGAGCGCTCCAACAATAATTAAAAATGTTATTGTTTTGGATCTTGAGATATTGAATTTATTTTGAATTGAAAATGATAATGGTTCAATTGAGGATAAAATACTTGTAAATCCCGCTAAATAAACTGTTAAAAAGAATAATGGTCCTAAAATAAAACCCCACTGACCTAATATATTAAATACTGTTGGATAAACAATAAATACAATACCAATCCCCTGCGTTACCAAATCATGAACAGCAGTTCCTGAATGCAGAGACATATAACCTAAAACTGAAAATACTCCTAAAGCAGCAATATTTTCAAATATTGCATTAGCAAAAGTTATTATTAGGGTATTTGTAATTAAATCCGTATCCTCTTTAATATAACTTGCATAAGTAAATGAAATTGACATGCCCAGACTAATAGAAAATATAATTTGAGCAAATGCAGCCATCCAAATATCAAACTTTGTCAATAACTGCCAATTAGGATTGAACAATTCATTTAACCCAATAGCTGCACCAGGCAAAGTTAAAGAAAATCCAACTAGAGCCATCATTACAATAAATAATAATGGAACTAATACTTTAGAAACATTGCCTATCCCTTTTTCCAATCCTCGATGTGAAATAAACCAAATAATTATCCATACAATTGCTATGACAATTCCTATTAATGGAATGAAATTCAATAAACCTGTGAAATTTTGTGAAGACTGTAAAAGTGTTGTTGCAAAGTATGCATTAGGATTAGAACCCCAAGCTTTAGAAAAACTTAAAACTACATAAAGTCCGTCCCATGCAAGGACTACTGAGTAATAAACTGTAAAAATAAAAACAGTAACTGGTATAAACCAACCTAGATATTGCCATTTAGAGTTAATTTGTGTAATAGCTTTTGCAAATGATGATTTGTAATTATATCCAACACCATATTCTAAAATTAAAAAAGGAATACCTAGCAATAAAATAGCTATAAAATATGGAATATAAAAAGTTCCACCTCCATTAGAATAAAGTACGTAAGGATATCTCCAAATGTTTCCAAGCCCTATTGCAGAACCTATCATTGCTAAAAGAAATGATAGATTGCTGTTCCATTCATTTTTATTAGACATAATATCAGATTAATTTATGTTTCAATTTTAAGGAAAATTATTTTTCTATTAATTAACAATTGTTATATTTCTTAATATTTAAAAGTTTTGCTTATTTTAAAAATATTACTATAAAAAATTCTCATTTTAATATATTCATAGTAAAAAGATATATGATTGAATATAATTTAGTTTATTTTTATGTACATATTAAAAAAAGATTTCATGTACTGAAAAAATAAAAACTTAAATTAATATTCTTCTTCAATATCACAAGGTTTTACCCAATCCTCACCATTTACAAGTGTTTCGATTGCATTTACAATACAATGAGGATTCCATCCGACTACTGCATCAGATTTTTCTTCTAATTCCTTTAGAATAAATTCCATGCCAAAAAAACGAACTAAAAGTAAAGGAATATTAAATTCATTTGATTTTTTTATCAATTCATTAAATGTCTCTTGATTATTATGATAAAGACCAAATAATAATATGATTACATCAATTTCCTTAAATAATTCATCTGTTAAATCATTATCTAAAGTATTATATTCATTATACAAAAAATTTTTTTGACTATCAATTCTTTCCTTATAAAACCCATATTGATTATCCGGATCATTTCCCTTGGTTATGAGAATATTATAGACTTTATTTTCATGATTTTCATCTGACAACTAATCACCTTATAATTTTAATTCTATTAATTTATAATCTTCGAATATTTTCAAAAGCTTTTTCAATTTCATTTTCCTGATTCATATCTTCACATGCTTTTTTTACATTGTCCAAATCGGCATGTGTTTGAGGATATCTTGGTACTGCACTGCATCCGCCATCATCAATCTTTGAGATTTCAAATGTTCCGATTTTTATTGCAATTTCCGTTATCTCCAGTTTATCAAGCCCCATTAATGGTGATAATATCGGTATGTCCACACCATAACGGGTAGCCAAAATGTTTGGTAGAGTTTGTGAGGCAACCTGACCTAAGCTACTGCCATCAACGATTGCATCAGCCCCTAATTTTTGAGCCAATTTTTCAGCAATCTTATACATTCCGGATTTGCATAAAACACAGGTCATTTTCTCTGGTGCATTCTGTTTAGCAGCAGTCAAATATTCCCCATAATCAATGACCCTTCTTTTTATCGGAGCACCATTTGAATAATTATCAAGCTGATCAATTAACAGATTAAAGTTTTCAGTAACTTTCGGGCCAGAAAATGGATCATTATTACAATGGAGCGCAATAACTTCACAGCCTCTCTTCATCATCAGATATGCTGCAACTGGAGAGTCTATTCCACTTGAAACCAGACAGACTACTTTACCCTGGGTTCCTAAAGGCAAGCCTCCAGGCCCCTTTATTTTTTCATGGAAAATATAGGTGTCATCTCCTCTGACTTCCACAAAGATTGTCAAATCAGGATTAGACAAATCAACAGGAGCATCAACAACATTTCTAACAATATTTCCACAGCGTGCAGCCATCTCCTGTGAAGAAAAATCATGTGACCCGACACGGCGACATTTAATGGCAAATTTAGTGTTTTTGTCTAACATATTTTCAGACATTAAATCCTCAGCATAAGAAGCCAATACATTATCAATTTCATTATAGGCAGTTCGTGTTGAAACTGCAGGGGAATATGATACAACACCAAATACCCTATTTAATTTCTCAATAGCCTCATCGAAATCTTTTGGATAAATATATATTCTTCCCTGATTTCTCTCAACTTTACATTCAAAAGTTGCTTTAATGTTTTTTACTAATTTTCTTTCAAAGCGTGCCCTAATTTTGGAACTTTTAACACCTATTTCTCCATATCTTGCGATAATCAAATCATAATTCATTTTTTCATCTCATTAATTGCATGTTATAACAGTCATCCGCCATAAATAATCTGAACCAATTGAATTTCATCTCCCTCATTTATAACAGTTTCTTCTATCGTAATCTCACCGTTTTGCTTTACGACAGTTGTTTGGGAGGATACTTCCAATTCGTTTAATAAATCTTTTATTGTAAAATTTTCCTTAAGTTGTCTTGTTTCATTTATATCTTTAAATTTTAATTTGTATTCCATTTTATCACTTAAATATTTTGATTGACTATTTTTGCCACTTTTTTGGCTATTGCAACTATTGTCAATATTGGCGGTCTTCCGGGAGCTTCAGGTATTACACTAGCATCTGCAACATATAAACCTTTGATTTCGCTTTCAAAGTTATTGTCTACAACTTCACCAATAGCCGCTGTCCCCCCAGGATGGGCTCCTTTTAGAGATGTTGTGACAATTGATTCAACAGGAACACCCATTTTTAACAATATATTAATTGCTTTTTGATAACCCGCTTTTATTAAATCAATGTCAACTTTAGTTAGAGTTTTTTCAATGTTTCCCTCTTTATCAATAGTTCCAATGCATGTATCTGCAAATTTAAGCATTAATCCAATGACATCCTTTTCACTAGCTTCAATACCCTTTTTCTTCATTAAAGGAAGCAATTGCATTGAATAGTGAGGTGATAAAAAGTATGGGCCGAATTCTGCTTTGATTCCCATTAACAGCTCATTTTTTAAATTTGCATCTTTCAGATATCCTCCAATAGTTGTGAAGATATCAAAAAATATATTGCCCCCTACATTTTTCACACCAGAGTTTTTCAATATTATTGGAGTATTGAGCGCTCCTGCTGCAAGAACTACTTTTTTTGCTTTATAAATATGTTTTTCGTTGTTTTTATTAATTCCAACAACACCCACGACCTGGCTGTTTTCGTGTAAAATTTCAAATACATTAAAATCGCAAACTATATCCGCACCATATTCAATAGCCTGATTTATAAAATGTGTCCCGTCCCACTTTGCACCAAAGATGCAACCGTTGACACATTTACCGCAGAGATTGCACTTTTCAAAGTTTATGAATTTCGGCATCGGCTCAACAATGTATCCCAATTCATCACCTGCCTTTGCAATCAATCG from Methanobrevibacter sp. YE315 encodes:
- the thiS gene encoding sulfur carrier protein ThiS — its product is MEYKLKFKDINETRQLKENFTIKDLLNELEVSSQTTVVKQNGEITIEETVINEGDEIQLVQIIYGG
- a CDS encoding sodium-dependent transporter, whose product is MSNKNEWNSNLSFLLAMIGSAIGLGNIWRYPYVLYSNGGGTFYIPYFIAILLLGIPFLILEYGVGYNYKSSFAKAITQINSKWQYLGWFIPVTVFIFTVYYSVVLAWDGLYVVLSFSKAWGSNPNAYFATTLLQSSQNFTGLLNFIPLIGIVIAIVWIIIWFISHRGLEKGIGNVSKVLVPLLFIVMMALVGFSLTLPGAAIGLNELFNPNWQLLTKFDIWMAAFAQIIFSISLGMSISFTYASYIKEDTDLITNTLIITFANAIFENIAALGVFSVLGYMSLHSGTAVHDLVTQGIGIVFIVYPTVFNILGQWGFILGPLFFLTVYLAGFTSILSSIEPLSFSIQNKFNISRSKTITFLIIVGALLAMPFATSFGQTLLEYVDTFINLIALLLAIFFECIIFAWMFKAEKLIDFLNSRSKTFKLGKWWLIIVKYILPMFILIIWIGGIIDVVPNWTFSQLILSVLCGIFLLVTTLIFTILPAKDENWNEKQERI
- the thiI gene encoding tRNA uracil 4-sulfurtransferase ThiI; its protein translation is MNYDLIIARYGEIGVKSSKIRARFERKLVKNIKATFECKVERNQGRIYIYPKDFDEAIEKLNRVFGVVSYSPAVSTRTAYNEIDNVLASYAEDLMSENMLDKNTKFAIKCRRVGSHDFSSQEMAARCGNIVRNVVDAPVDLSNPDLTIFVEVRGDDTYIFHEKIKGPGGLPLGTQGKVVCLVSSGIDSPVAAYLMMKRGCEVIALHCNNDPFSGPKVTENFNLLIDQLDNYSNGAPIKRRVIDYGEYLTAAKQNAPEKMTCVLCKSGMYKIAEKLAQKLGADAIVDGSSLGQVASQTLPNILATRYGVDIPILSPLMGLDKLEITEIAIKIGTFEISKIDDGGCSAVPRYPQTHADLDNVKKACEDMNQENEIEKAFENIRRL
- a CDS encoding GMC family oxidoreductase N-terminal domain-containing protein; this encodes MKIYDVIVIGTGAGGSTVAKDLSLKERKVLILEKGSKQKDGSYVEHMKTKKIHLKNNLSDEDRRVYEFLDYPLELTNIEEIGGTTTASIGNACFSCSGCYSNSIMQQFEDKNLNIFEELLEASGELNVTYFPKHLWGNSTRLIAKAGDELGYIVEPMPKFINFEKCNLCGKCVNGCIFGAKWDGTHFINQAIEYGADIVCDFNVFEILHENSQVVGVVGINKNNEKHIYKAKKVVLAAGALNTPIILKNSGVKNVGGNIFFDIFTTIGGYLKDANLKNELLMGIKAEFGPYFLSPHYSMQLLPLMKKKGIEASEKDVIGLMLKFADTCIGTIDKEGNIEKTLTKVDIDLIKAGYQKAINILLKMGVPVESIVTTSLKGAHPGGTAAIGEVVDNNFESEIKGLYVADASVIPEAPGRPPILTIVAIAKKVAKIVNQNI
- a CDS encoding aldo/keto reductase → MEYFKLNNGEKIPALNFGVYEIDIDKTKEAVLKALDIGYRAIDNAQIYYNEKEVGKAIKESDVPREEIFLTSKNWVSNAGYDKTIKAFNKTLEDLQTDYLDLLLIHQPYGDYYGSYRALQDLQKEGKVISIGLSNFYPDRLIDLVMNNDVLPQVNQVETTPYFQQYEANEVMKKLGVSHQAWGPFSEGMDNLFENPILKEIADKYSKSTGQVILRWLIDRDISIACRSVREDRMKENIDIFDFKLSKTDIEKIKEIDRGESPFIDHTDPETVEEFNEEII
- a CDS encoding methanogenesis marker 8 protein; the encoded protein is MVEDRHVIEALGKVRVVIENGEITEIGPSSGVKYCPMFHAMHGVKELNEEFIRKNINFRIKDFGMCTPQRIIEMDDSITVGISEILKTNMELGNIDCVVGACEGAGTLVMVNPRVVQGVGARVSGIISTTPIPEVIEKLQQKDCIILNPDTAELNQLKGLRLALDEGYKNIAITILSSPMVEEIRNYPIDDDVNVYILVAHTTGTSPDDAKMLFDNADIVTACSSKSISDYTDKYKPYYYGLKVPIFCASEKGRELLDNRLKKIGKPLSNNNYPRNKDDISYDLI